Proteins encoded together in one Salarchaeum sp. JOR-1 window:
- a CDS encoding M48 family metallopeptidase: MAVVGAILFAFYSVAVAAAWFFFGQSTTILGIAIVGSVLLVGVQYKVGKWAALRSVGAEDMPEDQYQEIHWMVEDLSEEMNVKKPRLMVANMGVPNAFAVGRKGAGTVVVSRELMQLLETDELEGVLAHEIAHIANRDVVTMQLGQGIASVVAIVAQYVVLFTGDNDLADFFLAIVVGQIVQFIVMIFVLAISRYREYVADADAKRAIGNGDPLARALEKISQGNKQAAEASRSAQRTRGRGRSRQNRQRDSAVDQQVSALCISSPERGFLEKVFSTHPPMEKRIQRLRE, encoded by the coding sequence ATGGCCGTCGTCGGCGCCATCCTGTTCGCGTTCTACTCGGTCGCGGTCGCCGCCGCGTGGTTCTTCTTCGGCCAGAGCACAACGATTCTCGGCATCGCCATCGTCGGCAGCGTCCTGCTCGTCGGCGTCCAGTACAAGGTCGGGAAGTGGGCGGCGCTCCGATCCGTCGGCGCGGAAGACATGCCAGAAGACCAGTACCAGGAGATTCACTGGATGGTCGAGGATCTCTCCGAGGAGATGAACGTGAAGAAGCCGCGGCTGATGGTCGCGAACATGGGCGTGCCGAACGCGTTCGCTGTCGGCCGGAAGGGCGCGGGCACGGTCGTCGTCTCCCGCGAACTCATGCAGCTACTGGAGACGGACGAACTCGAAGGCGTGCTCGCGCACGAGATAGCGCACATCGCGAACCGCGACGTGGTCACGATGCAGCTCGGACAGGGCATCGCGTCCGTCGTCGCCATCGTCGCGCAGTACGTCGTGCTGTTCACGGGCGACAACGACCTCGCCGACTTCTTCCTCGCCATCGTCGTCGGCCAGATCGTCCAGTTCATCGTGATGATATTCGTGCTCGCAATCAGCCGGTACCGCGAGTACGTCGCGGACGCGGACGCGAAGCGCGCAATCGGGAACGGCGACCCGCTCGCCCGCGCGCTCGAAAAAATCAGTCAGGGTAACAAGCAGGCCGCAGAAGCCTCCCGGAGCGCGCAGCGCACGCGCGGTCGCGGCCGCAGCCGACAGAACCGCCAGCGCGACTCCGCGGTCGACCAGCAAGTGAGCGCGCTCTGCATCTCCAGCCCCGAACGCGGGTTCCTCGAGAAGGTGTTCTCGACGCACCCGCCGATGGAGAAGCGCATCCAGCGCCTCCGCGAGTAA
- a CDS encoding single-stranded DNA binding protein, producing the protein MGAIEETYDDLDTDVSLEEFREAVEAKVEQMGGLADEETAAMLLAHELDDGEVNGIADIEPEMEEAKFLAKVTSVGELRTFERDEEDEDGRVLNVDVADESGSVRASFWDEQAAAAEDELEPGQVLRIKGRPKDGYNGVEVNVSQVEVDEDEEVDVQVVDTYRVEDLTMGASDVDLVGEVLSTDDVRTFSRDDGSEGKVSNLLVGDETGRVRVTLWDEQADLAEEFGAGDVVEVTDGYVREREGSLELHVGNRGRVETVEEDVSFVPDAKPIDDLELDETADIAGVVRSMDEKRTFDRDDGSEGQVRNIRLQDQSGDIRVALWGEKADLDIGPGDELLFTDVGVQDGWQDDLEASAGWQSTVISVGDGTATESESESAGADLSSFEDGTRPDTSSGDGSDEPSGGEDVEFTGVVVQAGSPVILDDGEETMSVETETDVTLGQELTVRGTLRDGTLEAEDVR; encoded by the coding sequence ATGGGCGCTATTGAGGAGACGTACGACGACCTCGACACGGACGTTTCCCTGGAGGAGTTTCGGGAGGCGGTGGAGGCGAAGGTGGAGCAGATGGGGGGGTTGGCCGACGAGGAGACGGCGGCGATGCTCTTGGCGCACGAGCTAGACGACGGGGAGGTGAACGGTATCGCGGATATCGAGCCGGAGATGGAGGAGGCGAAGTTCCTCGCGAAGGTGACGAGCGTGGGGGAGCTGCGGACGTTCGAGCGCGACGAGGAGGACGAGGATGGACGAGTGTTGAACGTGGACGTGGCCGACGAGTCGGGGTCGGTTCGGGCGTCGTTCTGGGACGAGCAGGCCGCGGCGGCCGAGGACGAACTCGAGCCGGGCCAGGTCTTGCGTATCAAGGGTCGTCCGAAGGACGGCTACAACGGTGTGGAGGTGAACGTCTCACAGGTCGAGGTGGACGAGGACGAGGAGGTAGACGTGCAGGTCGTGGACACGTACCGCGTGGAGGATTTGACGATGGGGGCGTCGGACGTGGATCTCGTGGGCGAGGTGCTGTCGACGGACGACGTGCGGACGTTCAGCCGCGACGACGGCTCGGAGGGAAAGGTGTCGAACCTCCTCGTAGGCGACGAAACTGGGCGGGTTCGGGTGACGCTCTGGGACGAGCAGGCCGACCTCGCCGAGGAGTTCGGGGCGGGCGACGTGGTCGAGGTGACGGACGGGTACGTGCGCGAGCGCGAGGGGTCGCTCGAACTCCACGTCGGGAACCGCGGGCGCGTCGAGACCGTCGAGGAGGACGTGTCGTTCGTTCCGGACGCGAAACCCATCGACGACCTCGAACTGGACGAGACCGCGGACATCGCGGGCGTGGTGCGGTCGATGGACGAGAAGCGGACGTTCGACCGCGACGACGGAAGTGAGGGCCAGGTTCGGAACATTCGCCTGCAGGATCAGTCGGGCGACATCCGGGTGGCGCTCTGGGGGGAGAAGGCCGACCTCGACATCGGACCGGGTGACGAACTCCTGTTCACGGACGTGGGCGTGCAGGACGGTTGGCAGGACGACCTCGAGGCGTCCGCAGGCTGGCAGTCCACGGTCATCTCGGTCGGCGATGGCACGGCGACCGAGTCCGAATCCGAGTCCGCAGGCGCGGATCTCTCGTCGTTCGAGGACGGCACGAGACCGGACACGTCGTCGGGCGACGGGAGTGACGAACCGTCCGGCGGCGAGGACGTGGAGTTCACGGGCGTCGTCGTGCAGGCGGGGTCGCCCGTGATTCTGGACGACGGCGAGGAGACGATGAGCGTCGAGACCGAGACCGACGTGACGCTCGGACAAGAACTGACGGTGCGCGGAACGCTCCGCGACGGCACGCTCGAGGCCGAAGACGTGCGTTAG
- a CDS encoding creatininase family protein: MRLSEAAWPDVTDLDPDAVLIPVGSTEQHGPHVPFGTDHFTAETVALSADDAYDGTLAVAPTITVGVSEEHRQFPGTMYVSPDTFRGYVRDAATSVLDHDWRTIVFVNGHGGNTDALREVAADITRHENAYAAAYTWFDAVGDHSADMGHAGPLETAFLRHTHPGLVREDRVEDARDGASDGWGDWTSYTNLAYDSAEFSENGVVGDPTEGTRERGEALLSLATDALCRLVAELGNRDTARPPHK, encoded by the coding sequence ATGCGCCTCAGCGAGGCCGCGTGGCCCGACGTGACCGACCTCGACCCGGACGCCGTCCTCATCCCAGTCGGTTCCACCGAACAGCACGGCCCGCACGTCCCGTTCGGCACCGACCACTTCACGGCGGAAACCGTTGCCCTCTCCGCCGACGACGCCTACGACGGCACGCTCGCCGTCGCGCCCACCATCACCGTCGGCGTCAGCGAGGAACACCGCCAGTTCCCCGGGACGATGTACGTCTCTCCCGACACCTTCCGCGGCTACGTCCGCGACGCCGCGACCTCCGTCCTCGACCACGACTGGCGCACCATCGTCTTCGTGAACGGCCACGGCGGTAACACCGACGCCCTCCGCGAAGTCGCCGCGGACATCACCCGCCACGAGAACGCCTACGCCGCCGCCTACACGTGGTTCGACGCCGTCGGCGACCACAGCGCCGACATGGGGCACGCCGGCCCCCTCGAGACCGCGTTCCTCCGCCACACCCACCCCGGCCTCGTGCGCGAAGACCGCGTCGAGGACGCCCGAGACGGAGCGAGCGACGGCTGGGGCGACTGGACGAGCTACACGAACCTCGCCTACGACTCGGCGGAGTTCTCCGAGAACGGCGTCGTCGGCGACCCCACCGAAGGCACGAGAGAACGCGGCGAGGCACTCCTCTCGCTCGCCACCGACGCGCTCTGCCGGCTCGTCGCGGAACTCGGCAATCGAGACACCGCCCGGCCGCCCCACAAGTAG
- a CDS encoding DUF5790 family protein gives MSDMEDEELFGEAADEIRGDVEEHLEAAREALPGADDVWTVEADNTLGVLNGLRSALAAEEVEGHLRDAKKWFTIGERADAFEDAEDLRGEIETIEAVLDDLEDVSDTVGDLASAVPELRGELESLHEDDEE, from the coding sequence ATGAGTGACATGGAGGACGAGGAGCTGTTCGGCGAGGCGGCGGACGAGATCCGCGGCGACGTAGAAGAACACCTCGAAGCGGCGCGGGAAGCGCTGCCGGGCGCGGACGACGTCTGGACGGTGGAGGCGGACAACACGCTCGGCGTGCTCAACGGCCTGCGCTCCGCGCTCGCCGCCGAGGAAGTCGAGGGGCACCTCCGGGACGCGAAGAAGTGGTTCACCATCGGCGAGCGCGCGGACGCCTTCGAGGACGCCGAGGACTTACGCGGGGAAATCGAAACCATCGAGGCCGTGCTCGACGACCTCGAGGACGTCTCCGACACCGTCGGCGACCTCGCGTCCGCCGTCCCCGAACTCCGCGGGGAACTAGAGAGCCTCCACGAGGACGACGAGGAGTAG
- a CDS encoding DUF309 domain-containing protein has protein sequence MMEALRAGVAVFDSGYYYAAHDVWEAAWLEDRDDLLQGLIQYAGAVHHARERNWEGCVSLSGSAREYLGAADARGVNVDAIREYLRALEADPERVERGPPQGITIGGGILGLGDLGPEAALWAAPALAEERGEEAVVQGVAYAREDFESGETDSMFVRLAIDFVTDADKRAIIAQRLGEHAAERRRRERDVEGLF, from the coding sequence ATGATGGAGGCGTTGCGTGCGGGGGTGGCGGTGTTCGATTCGGGGTACTATTACGCGGCGCACGACGTGTGGGAGGCGGCGTGGTTGGAAGACCGCGACGACCTCCTGCAGGGGCTGATTCAGTACGCGGGGGCGGTGCATCACGCGCGAGAACGGAACTGGGAGGGCTGTGTGAGCCTATCGGGGAGCGCGCGCGAGTACCTCGGGGCGGCGGACGCACGCGGGGTGAACGTCGACGCTATCCGTGAGTACTTACGGGCGTTAGAGGCGGATCCCGAGCGGGTAGAGCGCGGGCCGCCGCAGGGTATCACGATAGGCGGCGGAATACTCGGATTGGGGGATTTGGGGCCGGAAGCGGCGTTGTGGGCGGCTCCGGCGCTCGCCGAGGAGCGCGGTGAGGAGGCGGTGGTTCAGGGTGTGGCGTATGCGCGAGAGGATTTCGAGTCGGGGGAGACGGACAGCATGTTCGTGCGGCTGGCGATCGACTTCGTGACGGACGCGGACAAGCGCGCGATAATCGCGCAGCGACTCGGAGAGCACGCGGCCGAACGTCGTCGGCGCGAGCGGGACGTCGAAGGCTTGTTCTAG
- a CDS encoding histone deacetylase, whose amino-acid sequence MRFGYDDACLDHDPGPRHPESPDRLRAIRQELSKRHGVEYVAARSAEREEVERAHEPGYVDRLVEFCESGGGSWDPDTTAVEETWPAALASAGQSMWAARRAVAGDSGRETPFAIGRPPGHHAVADNAMGFCFLNNVAIAAEHALATTEAERVAILDWDVHHGNGTQDIFYDRGDVFYASVHEDGIYPGTGDIDETGEGDGEGATLNVPFDAGAGDAEYVAAFDELVIPAFEAFDPDLVLVSAGFDAHRHDPISRMHVSTDGYGVLTERMRSVSETANAGLGFVLEGGYSLDTLSEGVGMVHEVFDGMTPVTPEEDVSEDARAVIDDVLDARQGVGSK is encoded by the coding sequence ATGAGGTTCGGGTACGACGACGCGTGTCTCGACCACGACCCGGGACCGCGCCATCCGGAGAGCCCGGACCGCCTCCGCGCGATTCGCCAGGAGTTGTCGAAGCGGCACGGCGTCGAGTACGTCGCGGCGCGGAGCGCGGAGCGCGAGGAGGTAGAGCGCGCACACGAACCGGGGTACGTAGACCGCCTCGTGGAGTTCTGCGAGTCGGGCGGCGGAAGCTGGGATCCGGACACGACCGCGGTGGAGGAGACGTGGCCGGCGGCGTTGGCGTCCGCGGGCCAGTCGATGTGGGCGGCGCGCCGCGCGGTCGCGGGTGATTCGGGGCGGGAAACGCCGTTCGCTATCGGTCGGCCGCCGGGCCATCACGCCGTCGCGGACAACGCGATGGGGTTCTGCTTCCTGAACAACGTCGCCATCGCGGCGGAGCACGCGCTCGCGACGACGGAAGCGGAGCGCGTCGCGATTCTGGACTGGGACGTCCACCACGGGAACGGCACGCAGGATATCTTCTACGACCGCGGGGACGTCTTCTACGCGTCAGTCCACGAAGACGGCATTTACCCGGGTACGGGCGACATCGACGAGACCGGGGAGGGAGACGGCGAGGGCGCGACGCTGAACGTTCCGTTCGACGCGGGCGCGGGGGACGCGGAGTACGTCGCGGCGTTCGACGAGCTCGTGATTCCGGCGTTCGAGGCGTTCGACCCCGACCTCGTGTTGGTGAGCGCGGGATTCGACGCGCACCGCCACGACCCCATCTCGCGAATGCACGTCTCCACGGACGGCTACGGCGTGCTCACGGAACGAATGCGGAGCGTTTCGGAGACCGCGAACGCCGGTCTCGGGTTCGTGCTCGAAGGCGGGTACAGCCTCGACACGCTCTCCGAGGGCGTCGGAATGGTGCACGAGGTGTTCGACGGGATGACGCCCGTCACCCCGGAAGAAGACGTCTCGGAGGACGCGCGCGCGGTGATCGACGACGTGCTCGACGCGCGTCAGGGCGTCGGGTCGAAGTAA
- a CDS encoding dihydroneopterin aldolase family protein — MASTPEEACFEAGIKFGALYHQFAGTPVSPESAPSLERAIEESIENQPYCERVSVTILEDRLDTSHGYTELTGEYMEVELAVAYEGAEVVASMEMADGYPLMRLDSVENAA, encoded by the coding sequence ATGGCGAGCACTCCCGAGGAGGCGTGTTTCGAGGCGGGAATCAAGTTCGGCGCGCTCTACCACCAGTTCGCGGGAACGCCGGTGAGCCCCGAGAGCGCGCCGTCACTGGAGCGCGCTATCGAGGAGTCCATCGAGAACCAGCCGTACTGCGAGCGTGTCTCCGTCACCATCCTCGAAGACCGCTTGGACACCAGTCACGGCTACACGGAGTTGACGGGTGAGTACATGGAAGTCGAACTCGCCGTCGCGTACGAGGGCGCGGAGGTGGTGGCGTCGATGGAGATGGCGGACGGCTACCCGCTGATGCGTCTGGATTCGGTGGAGAACGCGGCGTAG
- the azf gene encoding NAD-dependent glucose-6-phosphate dehydrogenase Azf: MDDPVLLTGASGRVGQAVLGGNADDYEWRLLDREPPADAGDHEVVVADITDEDAVRDAMDGVGAVIHLAGDPRPDAPWESVLQNNIDGTQTVYEAAVDAGVEKFAFASSNHAVGHYETDRKPDLYREGDDFRLDGTELPRPSNLYGVSKAAGETLGRYYHDEHDLSVVCVRIGNLTKGHPPIDYERGQAMWLSYRDCAHLFARCLEADYDYEIVYGISDNDRKYYSIERAKTVLGYEPRDNSAEHDA, encoded by the coding sequence ATGGACGACCCGGTACTGCTCACGGGCGCGTCGGGGCGCGTCGGTCAAGCCGTCCTCGGCGGCAACGCGGACGACTACGAGTGGCGGCTCCTCGACCGGGAACCTCCCGCTGACGCGGGCGACCACGAGGTCGTCGTCGCCGACATCACCGACGAGGACGCCGTCCGCGACGCCATGGATGGCGTCGGCGCGGTCATCCACCTCGCTGGCGACCCCCGGCCGGACGCTCCCTGGGAGTCGGTCCTCCAGAACAACATCGACGGCACCCAGACCGTCTACGAGGCCGCCGTCGACGCCGGAGTCGAGAAATTCGCGTTCGCGTCCTCAAACCACGCCGTCGGCCACTACGAGACCGACCGCAAGCCCGACCTCTACCGCGAAGGCGACGACTTCCGCCTCGACGGCACCGAACTCCCCCGACCCAGCAACCTCTACGGCGTCTCCAAGGCCGCGGGCGAAACCCTCGGGCGATACTACCACGACGAACACGACCTCTCCGTCGTCTGCGTCCGCATCGGCAACCTCACCAAGGGCCACCCCCCCATCGACTACGAGCGCGGGCAGGCTATGTGGCTCTCTTACCGCGACTGCGCGCACCTCTTCGCACGCTGCCTGGAAGCCGACTACGACTACGAAATCGTCTACGGCATCAGCGACAACGACCGCAAGTATTACTCCATCGAGCGCGCGAAGACCGTTCTCGGCTACGAACCACGAGACAACAGCGCTGAACACGACGCCTGA
- the cca gene encoding CCA tRNA nucleotidyltransferase, whose amino-acid sequence MSEFEDVVARVRERVDPTPSERAELREAAGRLVARTEDALADLGVEADVMQVGSTARGTWVRGDRDIDVFVRFDPDLSREALEDLGLAVGNQVLPDGHEEYAEHPYVKGTFEGYEVDLVPCYRVGAATEIQSAVDRTPFHNVYLRERLTDALEADVRLLKQFLKGVGAYGSDLRTQGFSGYLTELLVLEYGGFREVLEAARDWQPPVKHDPEAHAAATFDDPLVVIDPTDPERNVAAVVSREQVARLQHYARVFLADPSEAVFFPDSRLALDPGDVESHLARRGTNALAVRFDAPDLVEDQLYPQLRRSRNGLVRGLEHAGFEVLRSAAWADETAVLFVELATATLPAVERHEGPPVHVGEHATGFFEKYENEDVYGPFLDGHRYVVERERDVRTAAGFATERLGEVALGTHVAAVVDAGDYEVLADAEVAALAEEFGCELAAYFDPTP is encoded by the coding sequence ATGAGTGAGTTCGAGGACGTGGTGGCGCGGGTCCGGGAGCGCGTGGATCCGACGCCGAGCGAGCGCGCGGAGTTGCGGGAGGCGGCGGGGCGGCTCGTGGCGCGGACGGAGGACGCGCTCGCCGACCTCGGCGTCGAGGCGGACGTGATGCAGGTCGGGAGTACGGCCCGGGGGACGTGGGTACGGGGCGACCGCGACATCGACGTGTTCGTGCGGTTCGACCCGGATCTGTCCCGGGAAGCGTTGGAAGACCTCGGTCTGGCGGTCGGAAATCAGGTGTTGCCGGACGGCCACGAGGAGTACGCGGAGCATCCGTACGTGAAGGGAACGTTCGAGGGATACGAGGTCGACCTCGTGCCGTGTTATCGCGTCGGGGCCGCGACGGAGATTCAGTCCGCGGTCGACCGCACGCCGTTTCACAACGTCTACCTCCGCGAGCGCCTGACGGACGCCCTCGAAGCCGACGTACGATTGTTGAAGCAGTTCCTCAAGGGCGTCGGCGCGTACGGGAGCGACCTCCGAACGCAGGGGTTTTCGGGCTACCTCACGGAGCTTCTCGTCCTCGAATACGGCGGGTTCCGAGAGGTCTTGGAAGCGGCGCGGGACTGGCAGCCGCCCGTGAAACACGATCCCGAGGCGCACGCGGCGGCGACGTTCGACGACCCCCTCGTCGTCATCGATCCGACCGACCCCGAGCGGAACGTCGCGGCCGTCGTCTCCCGCGAACAGGTCGCGCGCCTCCAGCACTACGCTCGTGTCTTCCTCGCCGACCCCTCGGAGGCCGTGTTCTTCCCCGACTCCCGTCTCGCGCTCGATCCCGGAGACGTGGAGTCACACCTGGCGCGCCGCGGGACGAACGCGCTCGCCGTGCGCTTCGACGCCCCCGACCTCGTGGAAGACCAGCTCTACCCGCAGCTCCGCCGCTCCCGGAACGGCCTCGTCCGCGGCCTCGAACACGCCGGGTTCGAGGTTCTGCGGTCGGCGGCGTGGGCGGACGAGACGGCGGTGCTGTTCGTGGAGCTCGCCACCGCGACCCTGCCGGCGGTCGAGCGCCACGAGGGCCCGCCCGTGCACGTCGGTGAGCACGCGACCGGATTCTTCGAGAAGTACGAGAACGAGGACGTGTACGGGCCGTTCCTCGACGGCCATCGGTACGTCGTGGAGCGCGAGCGCGACGTTCGCACCGCCGCCGGCTTCGCGACCGAACGACTGGGAGAGGTGGCGCTCGGCACGCACGTCGCGGCCGTCGTCGACGCGGGCGATTACGAGGTTCTCGCGGATGCCGAGGTCGCGGCGCTCGCCGAGGAGTTCGGCTGCGAGCTCGCCGCTTACTTCGACCCGACGCCCTGA
- a CDS encoding UvrD-helicase domain-containing protein: MTETEPAVTRLFGGPGSGKTTALLDHVEEILEDDEVDVRDILVVSYTRAAAAEVRERLAERLDVNPRSLQGNVCTMHAKAYELLDLSRSDVVGESDKEDFCEDYGLPYEDEYSSGSRRTARSTTLGNKVIATSQWLQRTSRDVADWYDVPFRWNDEEVRLPPDIDENAQTGNKYTPTWPSDDDRFDIPEAIRAWRTYKGEEGLVGFADMLERVEQRSLVPSVDYLVIDEFQDITTLQYDVYEEWKPHMEAVLIAGDDDQVVYAWQGADPDLLLETEVTDDVILPNSYRLPSEVLKVVQQEVEHIENRQEKDLKPRKEGGTVEAVESPSMLDVARNVKQTIAATEDDTVMVLFRARYQLFEFVDEFIGNGIPFKALTDQRLWTDRLADYVHAVEKIDAGDPVTALEARRVADMLQDSAFSTNERSDLRDEIEAREEAADTEDATEIEIGADAIREYAPFMPSPGAAADMLRKVTRYQRKSVDAYFAGDYRGMDPSRVRVGTIHSAKGREADHVFLGTDLTEKVVEQMAATVDDSEIPAGVEEFTRQTDPVPLLTDNERRVFYVGMSRARERLVLMQNVINGAPTLSIDVLLYGEPSGDPLAESLGDAEAPIQLN; encoded by the coding sequence ATGACGGAGACGGAGCCGGCGGTCACCAGATTGTTCGGTGGGCCGGGTAGCGGGAAGACGACCGCACTGCTCGACCACGTCGAGGAAATCCTCGAGGACGACGAGGTGGACGTTCGCGACATCCTCGTCGTGTCGTACACGCGCGCCGCGGCCGCCGAGGTTCGGGAGCGGCTCGCAGAGCGGTTGGACGTGAACCCGCGTTCGCTGCAGGGGAACGTCTGCACGATGCACGCGAAGGCGTACGAGCTCCTCGACCTCTCGCGGAGCGACGTGGTGGGGGAGTCCGACAAGGAGGACTTCTGCGAGGACTACGGCCTGCCGTACGAGGACGAGTACTCGTCGGGGAGTCGACGGACGGCGCGGTCGACGACGCTCGGGAACAAGGTGATCGCGACGAGCCAGTGGCTCCAGCGCACCAGTCGAGACGTTGCGGACTGGTACGACGTCCCCTTCCGGTGGAACGACGAGGAGGTTCGGCTGCCGCCGGACATCGACGAGAACGCACAGACCGGGAACAAGTACACGCCGACGTGGCCGTCGGACGACGACCGCTTCGACATCCCCGAGGCGATTCGCGCGTGGCGGACGTACAAGGGCGAGGAGGGCCTCGTCGGGTTCGCGGACATGCTCGAACGCGTCGAGCAGCGCTCGCTCGTCCCGAGCGTGGACTACCTCGTCATCGACGAGTTCCAGGACATCACGACGCTCCAGTACGACGTGTACGAGGAGTGGAAGCCCCACATGGAGGCGGTTCTCATCGCGGGCGACGACGACCAGGTCGTGTACGCGTGGCAGGGCGCGGACCCCGACCTCCTCCTCGAAACCGAGGTGACGGACGACGTGATCCTCCCGAACTCCTACCGTCTCCCCTCAGAGGTTCTGAAGGTGGTACAGCAGGAGGTCGAGCACATCGAGAACCGCCAGGAGAAAGACCTGAAGCCGCGCAAAGAGGGCGGGACGGTGGAGGCGGTGGAGAGCCCGTCGATGCTGGACGTGGCGCGGAACGTGAAACAGACCATCGCCGCGACGGAGGACGACACGGTGATGGTGCTGTTCCGGGCGCGCTACCAGTTGTTCGAGTTCGTGGACGAGTTCATCGGGAACGGCATCCCGTTCAAGGCGCTCACCGACCAGCGGCTGTGGACGGATCGCCTCGCGGACTACGTGCACGCGGTGGAGAAAATCGACGCTGGCGACCCCGTGACGGCGCTCGAAGCGCGGCGGGTCGCGGACATGCTGCAGGACTCGGCGTTCAGCACGAACGAGCGCAGCGACCTCCGGGACGAAATCGAAGCCCGCGAGGAGGCCGCGGACACCGAGGACGCGACCGAAATCGAAATCGGCGCGGACGCGATTCGGGAGTACGCGCCGTTCATGCCGTCGCCGGGCGCGGCCGCGGACATGCTGCGGAAGGTCACGCGCTATCAGCGCAAGTCCGTGGACGCGTACTTCGCGGGCGACTACCGCGGCATGGATCCCTCCCGTGTTCGCGTGGGGACGATTCACTCTGCGAAGGGGCGGGAGGCCGACCACGTGTTCCTCGGGACCGATCTGACCGAGAAGGTCGTCGAGCAGATGGCGGCGACCGTGGACGACTCGGAGATTCCGGCGGGCGTGGAGGAGTTCACGCGGCAGACGGATCCGGTTCCCCTCCTGACGGACAACGAGCGCCGCGTGTTCTACGTCGGGATGAGTCGCGCCCGCGAGCGGCTCGTGTTGATGCAGAACGTCATCAACGGCGCGCCGACGCTCTCCATCGACGTGCTGTTGTACGGGGAGCCGTCGGGCGACCCGCTCGCGGAGTCGCTCGGTGACGCCGAGGCCCCCATCCAGTTGAACTGA
- a CDS encoding histone, whose amino-acid sequence MSVELPFAPVDDIIRRHAGDLRVSADAAEELARRIQNHGAAVAATAAERADEDGRKTLMAADFDVQNVADRESLALPVAPVDRIARLDIPDEYRVSEAARLALAARLEEYAADAASGAAVLAEHAGRRTVQAEDVETYFEIVG is encoded by the coding sequence ATGAGCGTCGAACTCCCGTTCGCGCCGGTGGACGACATCATCCGGCGACACGCGGGCGACTTGCGGGTGAGCGCCGACGCGGCAGAGGAACTCGCGCGACGCATCCAGAACCACGGCGCGGCGGTGGCCGCGACGGCCGCCGAGCGCGCCGACGAGGACGGTCGGAAGACGCTGATGGCGGCGGATTTCGACGTCCAAAACGTGGCCGACCGGGAGTCGCTCGCGCTCCCGGTCGCGCCCGTCGACCGCATCGCGCGACTCGACATCCCCGACGAGTACCGGGTGTCGGAGGCCGCGCGACTCGCGCTCGCCGCGCGCCTGGAGGAGTACGCGGCAGACGCGGCTTCGGGAGCGGCGGTACTGGCCGAGCACGCGGGGAGACGCACTGTGCAGGCAGAAGACGTCGAGACGTACTTCGAGATCGTGGGATGA